From the Hypomesus transpacificus isolate Combined female chromosome 24, fHypTra1, whole genome shotgun sequence genome, the window cacactgtgcataacgcacacacatatacgcgcacagtatacacacacacatactggtcACCCAGAGTacgcacacactgtatacacacacacatactgcacaaACACGTGAACACTAACATCCACACGTCCAcagtgtgcgcacacacatctTTCCGTATTGTTCAGGTAGTCAGTGGGTGGCTTTGAAGTAAGGCCTATCGGAGGCCTGTCTGTCCTGAACCCCACCGGCGGTTCCTCGGAAAACATCCAGCGCCACACGGCAGGCCTCTGGAGATGACGAATGCATGCTGAAGTTCACGGTTCCCCGGTCCGATCTGGGGAAGCAGACGCACTGCCCCCGTCTTCTGTCGCTTTCTCTTTGGATCGAGCTCATCTGTTCCTCTTTTCGTGTCGTTCTTTCTATCCTTATTTCTTCTTCCTCggtactctccctccctcaccctctctctctctctctctctctctctctccctccctctctctctctctctctctctctctccctccctctctccctccctctctctctctctctctctctctctctctgtctggactggactggacgtCCGCTTGTGTGCATTTGGaaggggacaaagagagagagaaggaagaaaagcGAGTGACAGAGAGTAATCTTGAGAGTCCACCATCGGGGCTTTCATCTCTGTGTGGGGTCAAACTTCTGGGACGGACTGCTGGCTCCTGTTGGTTCTGATCACGCTCAAACTCCCTCCGACAATGCCCATTaaggtgtcacacacacacacatactcacacgccAGGTTGCCTCACTGGGAAGGAGAAACATGTTGGCGGTCCAGTTTGCCAGTCATGCAGCAGTAATGACTCGAGACACTACAGGGACTCTACAGGGAAcaacacaccgacacacacacagaaggagtgggtgttgaggggggggggggggggtgggggaggcacGTGAGAACCCAGTAGAGACTGAAGTGAGCGTGTGTCCGCGCTCGCGAGTGCGCGTGTGCACAGTCCCAAGTCGGACTCCCGCGGTCGGCGCGAGGGCGTATTTCTTCTCACCGTCTCTGGGTTTACCCCTTTTTGCTTTACTGCCCTTATTTACTCCAGAGGTTGCCGCTATAACAATATACATCCACCACCTGGCATGTAACGCATGCAAGCAAATCACCTCGGGGCCGCGGCGGCGTGCACAGTGGGGTTGGGAGCGCGGTCGGAGCGCACGGGCCGTGTCCTATTCCACTTGGGCCGCGGGGAGCCCCAGCCCATAGATCAGCAGCCCTCCGGGAGCAGGCCAAGGCAGCAACATGTGGTGGCAGTAACCTCGGTAACCTCAATCTTTATTATCTCCGGCATCACCCAGTCACCATGGGGATGGggtcgggaggggggggggggggggctggggggtgcatgcacacacacgtacagacgcGCGCGCGTTTTATTGCAAATACAGATGGAGGTCAAGCTCTCTCGCACACAGTCGCAAtgtgcacatgcacaaacacacacacacacacgctgaacaCGCGGGCAATGTTAAAATAATCACACAATATAGCTCCACATCCTACACTGCATCATTTAGAGGCCATTTCCATTCCCCCGAGTCACAGCAGCACTGTCTGTTTATTATGGTGTTAAACAGGATAGATGCTGCTATCATAAATCAAAGGGCAGAATGAGGTTCCTACACAGGAGGCCAGACTAGAGCCCTCGAAGGACACTTAAATACTCTAACCCCTGAGTCCGGTTTCACCTTCGCTTTCCcaactttttttcacaaataCCCATCCTtgggagtgtgaatgtgtgtgtgtgtatttatgtgagtgtgcgtgagtttttgaaacgtgtgtgtgtctgttggggcACAGAGGGAACCAGCCCTGCTGCCAGTCTGCCTGCCCAGCCTGGGCGTCAGGGATGAGGGCTGGAGCTCATGAATTCGTCGTCGTGAGGGAACCTGTTCTCCATGTGTGCCGTGCATCCCAATCAGACCATGCGTCCGCCTTgcgcctctccctccttcactacCTTCCCGTCCTCGCCCTgggttccctccctctcctctctccgtcgATCCCCACCTTCTGCtcgttcctctccccctctccctctttcctctccttctcttcactctccctcccttctccctctcttccccagtCAAAGTAGCAACACTATGGCAACAGTGAGTCATATTCTAGACACCCGGCCAGCCAATAGAGCTCAGAGTTGGAGCTTCTTATCAAAAATCTGCACTTCTGCCAGGCAACAAGCGAGTTCTGTTCCAGAACTTTCTTTTCTAAACCATAACACACCTGCAGCTCCACCCTCAGAGTCAGGCGCTCTGTCAAGTGCACATGATGAGAGAAGAGACTGCATTGAGATAACCCCCCTGAGGAATGAAACCGATTCAATTTCTCCTATCATCTTAACCCTATAACGTGACAGGAAGTGTCTTTTTAAGGGCTGGTCGTATATGGTCAGAGAGCTATTGTTAGTGTTCCAagtagggctgtgtgtgtgtcggggtgtGACAGAGTATTTAAAATCATGGAAGGAGGCCCAGaggtgcttctgtgtgtgtgtgacagaggacCTCAGCGGTGAGTCACCTCCGGAGCAGATGAAGACGGGAaaggagactgtgtgtgtgtgtgagtgtctgcgtttgcgtggaggtgtgtgtggaggtgtgtgcgcGACTGGACAAGAATGTGTGAGCAGGAATGACAATACACAATGATCCGGCATGACTACACATCCCTTAATTAAAACACCATACTTTCTGTCAGGTTCTTTCAGGTTATTCACTGGCGCATGAGCAAATAAAcagaacatccacacacagacacgcacacacaaacaacagcagACACACGAACACTCATTATTTCTgtgcaaaaaaaacacaggTAAATCTTACCTTAGcatagaaaaacaaatacacagagaaacgcacacacacactcacacactcgtcCTGATATATAAAACGTCATATAAAATTCAACCCTCAccgcctcaacacacacacacacgcacacgcacacgcacactctcccaAACCCTCCCTTGCCTTTCACAATCCTGGTGCACATTTACTCTGGTTAGTCATCCTGCAGACAGAAGCGTGCCCCTTCGTCTATCAAACTGGAGTGAATCACATCCTCTCACTCCTGATAGAAGCTCCACACAGGCCCGTTCCATAGCCCCAATCCAcccctctgacctttgacctcacaCACGAACCAGGTCACTTCCTGGAAGAAGGTCACCAATGCTTTGGCCTCCCAGCAATCCGTCTATGAAAGAcaaactttgtttgtttgggtcGAGCGGTCCACTAAGGACTTCCTGCCTACTTCCTGGTTGGACAGCCCCAAGGGCCCCAGAAGGCCTGGGTGACCTTTAGGAGTCAGAGGGTCGCAGGCTCTCTGTCTGGGAAGCACCTCCAGTCGTCCTCCAAAATCCGACTCAAAGATCTGGTGGCTGGGAACTGTGGCCTGTGGTCTCATGGCTTTGTAAACATAATAGCCTTCGAGCTTAATGACACCATTTCACCACACGCATGCACAAGACATTCATCATCTCTACCCCATTAGTTTTTACAGATCTCTTTAAAGaacgagacaaagagagaagttTGGAGACTAGGTGGAAGCAAGCTAATATCCAAGTCAATGGGATgtgagagtgcgagagagagaggcagggatggcAGTGTTTACATTCCTCGCCCGCCCCCTTCGGCCTCTCAGCTAATATGAAGCATAAGTGGACAAAGAAAAAGAATGCAATGACTCAGACGACAAAGCCtcaggaaaaaaaggaaaaaaggaaagaaatatTTTCGGTGGGGGGATGAAAACGTTAGACTGCACTGTAGCGTCCCCCTGTGTCCTTTGACGGAACTGCAGGTAGACAAATGAGGACTGCCGATGTGGTGGTGAGGTGTGCTGTTTTGGTTGCTTTAGTGTGCACATACTGTAGCTAATTGGGCAGCGGATGTTGCCGTTGACCTGATGTGTCCGCTGTCTGTAAATAGAAGCAAAGGATTTATAacacaatttaacaacatggaGGAACAGTGcatatatgggtgtgtgtgtctgtgtatgtgtgtatgtgttggtggGTGGGTTTGAATGTGTctgcgtgtcagtgtgtgtgtgtgtgtgtgtgtgtgtgtgtgtgcgcacgtgtgtgcgtCAATGACAGCGCGTTCGTGTGTCTAAATGCCTTcgtttgtttgtgtacatgcttgtgagcgtttgtgtgtgtgtgtgtggggggggggggccggtctgtgtgtgtctgtttgtgcgtgtgtgtgggtgcgtttgGACCTACGATCTGGACCTCGCGGAATGCCACACGGAAATGGCACATGGaaaaggaagaagagggggaggaggaagaggaggaggcggaggaggaagaCACGGCTGGCAGCTCAGTATCAGCCGTGAAGgatgtggaggggaagaggaagaggggaagaaaaggaggaggaagaggaggcaacCCCCGTCAGAGCACGGCTGAGATTGTGCAACCTCGAAATGAATCCAAATCGCTTTCCGTGAACCGACCGACGAGCTGCACGTCGACGGGCCAGTTCGGCCTTCCAGCGTTGCACAATCAGGAAGTGAATACTTGACGCGAGAGTCGTGCTCACAGACACAACagaatcctacacacacacgcacgcacacgcgcacacaaacataaatgcAAGCTCATACACAAACAGTCCCACAGAGGGATTGGGCAGTGTGCCTAATCCTCGGCTGTGCACTCGCTGTGGAACGCTCTGCCTGCTCCGGGCTGTCGGCCAGGACTCTGCCACTCTGTGCTcactcacatgtgtgtgtgagagcattagCTCTTGGTTCCCAGCCAGCCTCCTGGCACTTGattatatgatgtgtgtgtgcgtgcgtggatgtgtgtccatgtgtgtgtatgtatcagCAGgtacctgcatgtgtgtgtgtgtgtgtgtgtgcatgtgtgttcccTGGCATAGAGTGTTCTTCCAGCATGCTGGATAGAATGGCTCTATTACCGCAGATTATTCACACCAGGAGTATGCAAGCTGTGCAGTCCAGAGATACCCTTTCCATGGAGAAATCGctatctctcccttttctccctctccttttctttctttctcgctctctctctttcaattgctctcacacacacacatacaccaataCACAAACAACAGCAGGTGACAATGGCGTATATGTTCATTCAcacccatcatccctgtgcccaaaaagcccaggccaactggacataatgaccaCAGACCCGtcaccctgacctctgtggtaatgaagtcttttgagcgcctggtgctggcaacaccttaaatccatcacagaccctctcctggaccccctgcagtttgcctacagagccaacaggtctgtggacgacacagttaacatggccctccacttcaccctacagcacctggactccccagcatcctacgccaggatcctgtttgggGACNNNNNNNNNNNNNNNNNNNNNNNNNNNNNNNNNNNNNNNNNNNNNNNNNNNNNNNNNNNNNNNNNNNNNNNNNNNNNNNNNNNNNNNNNNNNNNNNNNNNAGCTGCTGCTGCAGTAGCAgcctctgggagggagggggcgccaTGCGCCGCGAGCTCAGCGGGGGGCGCCCGCGCCGCCCCACCCGCAGCCCCCCGCCCGCCCGGCCCTCCCCTGGTGGGGCCGCTTGGGGGGGtcgggaggagagaaggagccgACGGACGCTACGCTGTCGTCGTCACTGGAAGactggggacgggggggggagaCGGTTAGGTGTGGTTGTTTTGGTTTATTTTCTATGTACTGAAAAAGGGGGATGAACTGTGGTCagactgagagggagaaagagagagaggaagaggagagagagagagagagagagagagagagagagagagagagagagagagagagagagagagagagagagagagagagagagagagagagagagagagagagagagagagagagagaggagagagagagagagagagagaggaaaaggagagagcgagagagcgagagaaagaggaagaggaagaggaagaggagagagagaggaaaaggagagagcgagagagcgagaggaagaggagagaggaagaggagagagaggaaaaggagagagcgagagagcgagagaaagaggaagaggagagaggaaggagagagcgagacagaaggAGGAAAACCCTCACCTGTGAAACTGACCCATGTCCCTGGTAGCATTTGGGACACTCCCAGCAGCTGGGGAGGATCTTGTTGATCCTGCCTTCCCCTggcagctgacacacacacacacacacacaggttaacagCCTCACGGAAACACACGGCACCAAGTTCATCAACAACCAATCACAAGCTATATCAGCAGCCGCAGCCTCTAAACCCCACAGCTGGTGTGGTGTCCGGGCAGCGTCGTGGACCGCCCAGTCACCTTGATGCACTCGGGGTGGGTGATCTGGGCACAGTTGGTGCACTCCATGAGGGTCTGAGTGGACGGGCTGGCCTCCTCCGTCTCCTGGTTGCCCTCCCCGCACACCGCACACTTGGCCGTCAGGGgcaggcagggctggggggggcagggagggagagagggaggacgttatgactacacacacacacacacacaccagacgcACTGTAGAAAAAGTAGGGACACTGTAGAAAAACTGACTCCCGGTAGGGAGAGGGGTTCTACTGACCCCGTGGGGGGTAAAGGTgtgtagggagaggagggggggggtctactCACAGCCAGACACTGGCGCATGACACAGCTCTTCTTCATGCGCCCGGGCCCCCCGAACTTCCTCATGTCGTGGCAGTAGGTGCAGTCGCCGCACTCCGTCCTCAGGCAGGCCGCGCAGCGCTTGCAGCGCACGCGCCGCCGCCGCAGCGCCGAGATGGACGAGGCGGGCTTGACGGGCCGCGGGGTGGCGGGGCGGTGGAGGGAGGCGCCGAGGCGGGGCCGGTACatcacctggggaggggggggagggggctggtacCACGacggctggaggggaggggagagttcTTATTTTTTACTTGTATCATATACATatccaactgtgtgtgtgtctctctgaacATGTTGGTAAACCAAGTCTGGgccttttgggggggggggggggggggggttgttctgGTCTCACGTATGAACTTAAGCTTGAatcgtgtgggggggggggggaacgattGTTGTCTTAGAACGTGCTAGAACGTCTGGTTGGGGACTCACCCTCCGGGGCCACTTGACGATGGGCTCTCCCGTGTAGGACATCTTGGTGTCGTCGTTGGCATGCTCCTCCAGGagggcctgggggagaggaggaggagagaggtgaggcagagggaggagcagtgaggaagaggatcagagatggagaggagcagGTGAACCAGCTCGTCTCCCAGCGGTGACACtgacagacgtgtgtgtgtgtgtgtgtgtgtgggtgtgtgtggggtcaaaGCGGCGGCCCTACCCGGATGTCCTGCAGCAGGGCCTGGGCGTTATGGATGCCCGCCGGGACGCACTTCTTGTGGGCCGgcagctcctccagcttccCTAGCAGGTTCCACaggccctccagctccagggGGGTCAGGTTCACCCTCACGCCCGGCTTGGTGGGGGCCGGCGGCGGGGGAGAGGCGTCGGCCTCGGCCTTCACGTGGGCCccgtccacctcctcctccacctcctcctccttcacggGCCCGGGCCCGCCCTCGGGGgggcgctcctcctcctccgcggcCTTCCCGTCGTCCGGCGTGCCGTCGTGGGCGTGGCCGTTGACGGGGACGTCGGCGCGGGTCAGACCTGAGGCGGCGGAGGGACGCGCTCGCAGGTTAGACAGGCAGAGGTGTACAGTACTGGGCTAAGGTCTGAGGCGAGGCAAGGCGTTTTGACACATGGACGTTGTGTTCAATCTACTTTCAACTCATTCAAAATGTCGTCAAAATGGCCTCGTGCAGCAGTATGAAAGTGCAATGTTGACCAAATGTTGGTTTAGtcttttcatttcattatttcttAAAGCAATTTtgcttaactttttttttttttttactttgtcatTTATGCCCAAGACTATTTGACATACATATCTAGATAGATATctaaaatctgtgtgtgtgctcaccgaTGCCAAGGGAGTGCTTCTGGAACTCGGGGGTGAGGTGAGACGTGTTGTTGAGACAGTAGAGGTAGCGCTCCAGCACGTACCAGCACATCTCATAGTAGAACGGGTAGCGGAACTTGGCTGGAacctggaggagagacaagggggggagagtgaagactagccccaggcccaggaggctggagggggggtgagagttAAGACTGGCCCCAAGCCCAGGAGGGGTGCAGGCCCTGGGTGGTACCCACCCGCGTGCGGTCCTCGATGCTGTAGATGTTGAGCTGCATGGGGATGTTGAAGCTGTGGAGGAAGTTCCCTCCAAACACCAGGGTGTCCTCCGGAGTGTACACAGCATGGATCCAGCCTGAGGGGGGACGACACCAGgtcggggcaggggggggggttagggaagTCATGGAATGGGTgacaacacgtgtgtgtgtgtgtgtcagagagaaatAACGACCTGTCCATCATTGGGAATGTCTAGGATGTCAAGTCAGTACACGcacgcgtgagtgtgtgtgtgtgtgtgtgtgtgtgtgtgtgtacctgaggggATCATGAAGGTGTAGCCCTGCTTCAGCTCGATCCTCTGGCAGTCAGTGGTCTTGTCCCCGAGGAAGATGTCTCCCTGTTTCCCTGACAACACCCAGTTCTCATACAGCTCCAGGTTCTGGGGGGTGGGCGGGATCAGCCAGAacacctgaggggggggggggacgacacacaggtcaggggtcagaggggagCTACGGAAAAATGTGCCAAGTTCAttaggcagagaggagagggagagagagaaggaaacgggagaagagagagagaggagaggtctgATGACGCTCCTCACCTTGCCTCCCCTCAGGATGTGGTACCACACTGAGGTGCCCCCAAAGTCGATGTGGAAGTCTGTGAAGCAGCCCTGCACGCTCATCAGACAGTACCTGGACGGGACACACAGAGGctcaggaggggtggagggagtcgTTCGGTAGCGTTTGAATCTGAATCCCAGCCCATACGAATCCAGACCCGCCGCCCGAGCAACAGCAGTGTGGTGGATGAGAGAGACTTACTTCTGGACTTTGGGGTAGTGCATGTCTATGATGGCGTTGGTGGAGTCCCTCTGCCGCTCTTTCAGGTGCCTCGGCCACATGTTGTCCACCCAGTCGATCAGGTCCACCTGCAGgagcagcaccacacacacacacacacacacaccaccctcactgaCTGGAGGCGGGAGCTAGGGTTTCTCTGTACGCTAGTGGgttttttttgtatgtgtgtgtgtgcatgttcctCACTGAGGCAGGCATCTCAACCAGGTTCTccagcttggtgtgtgtgtgtgtgtgtgtgtgtgtgtgtgtctctcaccgAGGCGGGCCTCTTGACCAGGTTCTCCAGCTTGGTGTGGCTGAACTCCAGGCTGATGACGTTGTACAGCTTCTCCCTCTCCGACGGCGGCGTCTCGTAGTAGCGCCTCCACTGGGCCATGGACATCTCGATGCCCTTCTGGGTGTTCACGTCCATCACATCCACCATCCTGCGActgcctgggggaggaggggggagagggagagagagacaggggtcaCCTACACCTCCTACGGCGCGGTTTATGAGGCGGTGCTTCGCAGCGGGCGACACGTGCATGCGCTCGTTAGGCATGGGGGGGCGATGGGTTAGGCCCAGTCTGTCCCGGCCCCGCGCCTTCACGAGCTGCCGTTCTTTGTGGGCCGTTGCCTGTCGGAAGACGCTCGCCTGTCGGGGGGAAAAGCGGTCGTGGACTCGGCCCCTTACCTACGAACAGCTTGACGTCGCTCACGCTGAAGTCGGGATCTGGcatcctggggagagagagaaggagggagagaggagggagagaggagggggttcaGTGAGGTTTTTTTCTCcccgacctctctctctcagttcccCGTACTGGcgtgctggagggagggagggagacctaCTCTATGCCGAGGCCGTCCGACTTCTCGAAGATGAGGGGGTCCCTCAGTCCCTCCCGCTGGATGTACTCGAAGGTGAAGTCTGCCAAGACACCACAGAAAGACCCAGagtcactcacacagacagtcac encodes:
- the kdm2ab gene encoding lysine-specific demethylase 2A, with protein sequence MDDQHPRYSKRLRTGTRRRYQDDGISDDEIEGKRTFDLDEKLRSDRFNSNLVKHMEGKDFTFEYIQREGLRDPLIFEKSDGLGIEMPDPDFSVSDVKLFVGSRRMVDVMDVNTQKGIEMSMAQWRRYYETPPSEREKLYNVISLEFSHTKLENLVKRPASVDLIDWVDNMWPRHLKERQRDSTNAIIDMHYPKVQKYCLMSVQGCFTDFHIDFGGTSVWYHILRGGKVFWLIPPTPQNLELYENWVLSGKQGDIFLGDKTTDCQRIELKQGYTFMIPSGWIHAVYTPEDTLVFGGNFLHSFNIPMQLNIYSIEDRTRVPAKFRYPFYYEMCWYVLERYLYCLNNTSHLTPEFQKHSLGIGLTRADVPVNGHAHDGTPDDGKAAEEEERPPEGGPGPVKEEEVEEEVDGAHVKAEADASPPPPAPTKPGVRVNLTPLELEGLWNLLGKLEELPAHKKCVPAGIHNAQALLQDIRALLEEHANDDTKMSYTGEPIVKWPRRPSWYQPPPPPPQVMYRPRLGASLHRPATPRPVKPASSISALRRRRVRCKRCAACLRTECGDCTYCHDMRKFGGPGRMKKSCVMRQCLAPCLPLTAKCAVCGEGNQETEEASPSTQTLMECTNCAQITHPECIKLPGEGRINKILPSCWECPKCYQGHGSVSQSSSDDDSVASVGSFSPPDPPKRPHQGRAGRAGGCGWGGAGAPR